A segment of the Panthera uncia isolate 11264 chromosome F1, Puncia_PCG_1.0, whole genome shotgun sequence genome:
taaccgacggagccacccaggcaccccctgttattttccttttaaaaattatggccACACTAGTGAATATGAAGTgtcacttaattttgtttttgagcacctgctgtatgcccTGAGACTGTACCGATTCTTGCCTTCACTTActgtttcatttcattctccTGACAACCCTTTGGGGGTAGGTCGAATCCCCTCCTGTTTCCGGGTGAGAAAATAGAGTAAAGTTAATGACATACCCAAGGGCATGTGGCCAGTGAGGGACAGAGCTAGGGTTCTAAATTGGTGTCTGACTCCAAATTTGGTGCTCTTTCCATTGCCTTGCATGGGCTCTCTGTCCTGTCTccgtgctgttttttttttttttttttttttttttaatagaagtataattaacacacagtgttatgttagtttcaggtgtacagggtaatgactcaacaattctatggATGAtacagtgctcatcataagtgtactctttttttaaagtttatttgtttatttttagagagggagagaaaatgtatgcgaggaggggaggggcagagggagagagagaatcccaagcaggctccgcgctgtcagcacatggggctcgatcccatgaactgcgagatcttgacctgagccgaaatccagagtcgggctcttacctgaccgagccacccaggcgccccacgataaGTGTCCCCTTAGTCCCCTTCACCtgttccacccctcccccacctcccctctgacaaccaccagcttgttctttgtatttaggagtctgtgttttttgtctcttttttgctttgtttgttctgtttcttaaatttcacgtatgagtgaaatcatgcggtgtttacctttctctgacttgtttcacttggctttatactctctagttccatccccgtagttccaaatggcaagatttcactctattttatggctgagtattattccCCTACGCACGTACTCTGcctcttctgtatccattcgtcTATGGACGGACATTGGGCcagcttccacatcttggctatcgTAAACAATGCCACAGGCTCATTGCTtttccttgtggttttttttttgtttgttattttgtgtgtgtgctttttttttttttccagatctctttcccctcttctgctTTTTCCATCCTTCATAGTTTTGTCATCTTATGCTTGAATTCTCCTTCCTTTGTTAAAGTATTCTCCTTCTTGGTGCCTCTGCCTGCTGCCTGCCACCtccttggctttctttcctttagCCACTCTGTCGTGGTTCAGTCCTGAAGGGCCACTGGTGCTATGGGGAGAGGGGGGGTGTCCTGGGGTGGGAGGCATGAGGAACCCCCTGCCTTCCTCCgtgggggaggaggacagggtgggggtgTTCTGTGACTGGAGGCGCCCAGCGGGGTCCAGGTGTGGCAGATGCCAGTGGAGGGGCAGCAAGGAGCTGGCGTCCTGCTGAGGGACCCCCGGGCTCGAGTCTGGGCCCCAGGGCAGGAAAGAGGGGCAGGTGAGGGGGCCAggagcccagccccaggccactCCAGCCCACCGTTAGGCCCCAGCTTGTTTTCCCAGGAATGTCTGTTCTCTCGTTCCCGGGGATTTCGCAGCCAGCTTCCACTCGGCTTTTCCATCTGTAAGCTAGACAGACTCTAAATCAAGGGAGGAGAGACACTAAGCTGCAGGAGTAAAGCCAAGGTAGGGGGAGAGTTGCTATTTTACAGTCCCTCGGAGTCCCAAAGCACTTCTACTTTTCACGGCATCCCTGTCTCATTAGCTGCTCGCATCCCCCTCCTAGTCCTTGCGGCAGGTTCTCTGCTCATTATAGAGACAGCCGAGCACTGCCGAGGGCCGAGCATCAAGCCATGTTTCAGACCCAAAACTCACCTTCTGGACgttttttctcccccaaagagggagaaagagaattgagCCTCTTTGGAAGCACAGCAGCCTTAGAGGAGGACCAGATTGCTTAATCTTAAAAATGGTGTTCctagagaatttaattttttgtagttCAATATTTATGCTATAGTATCAATATTGACTGCACTGGTAGGGggataatctctttttttttatgaatgaattttCAATCTTGGACCCTAGGTCTAcactgcttgttttgttttgttttaatgtttgtttacttttgagagagagagacctagagacagagcgtgagctggggatggtcagagaaagagggagacacaaaatccgaagcagactccgggctccgagctgtcagcacagacccgacgtggggctcgaactcccaaactgtgagatcatgacccgaccaaagtcggaggcttaactgtctgcgccacccaggtgcccctcgttggTGTAATTTCTTAATTAAACTGCATTCCCCTGCCCCCCTGAATTGTGCTGCCTGGATCCAGACAGCATTTATGAGTGCCTTCTGTATGCCCCACACTGGGCTAAGTGCTTGCTAGGCATCATCTTGTGTAACCCTCACAGAGACCTGAGAGTAGATAGCATTATCCCCCTTCTCAGGTGGGGATactgagggtcagggagagacagGTTTCATCACTGCAGGACATAGCACAGGAGGAAGGGGTTTAACTGCAGGATGGGGTTTTAAGTCGCACTGGCGTGACAGACCTTGGGACAGATCATTTAAGGGAGGCTGTGGAATTGGCTCTTCTGGTACGCGAGTTCAGAAATTCAGAGGTGCAGGGTTCTGAAGACATGTGCCCCTGGAGGGAGGGCCAGGGGACACAAAGGGAGACCCAAAGCCAATGTAAGGGGCAAGTCCTGACTTTAGGAGAGATTGGAGAAGGGATCGGCATTGTCCCCAGCATCCCCAGCAGAACTGTGACCTGGAAAGGCCCCAGAGGAAGCCCACAGAGGAGCCAcccgcccccatcccctccccGGCTCCTGATTTTGGCAGGACTGTTGTTTTCACTAGTGTTTTCCAATAACTTTGCACCTCGGCAGAAACCGGGTCCAGTGACTTCTGCCTGTAATTGGCACAGGCTGCTTCCAGTTCTGGTGTGGGTAAGCGGGCCACTTGCTTTGCGCTTAtaaccccttcccccacctgtaCCTCATCCCGCCCCACACACATGAAGAGCGAAGGATCTGACCCGGCCGTCCTGGGGTGTGCTGTGTGTAAAAATACATGGGGTTGAGCCATTTCCTGCTGCTTCCGTTCTTGCATGGCGATAAGACACAGGGGACTCAGCTGTGGACAGAGAGGTCCTCCaacagctggggtggggggggggcggccctgGGAGAGCAGGACTCCAGGCCCGCCTGCTTTCTTCTGACCCCGCGGTTTCTCATCTTTCCTATCTCCTGggacctttccttcctttcacccCGACCCCCCAACCTTTCTCggcttctcttctcctttgtgCCACCCTCATGCGCTTGGGAAGCCTGCCTGCTGCTTGGAAAGGGAACTCCTGCTCCGTCCTGCACATTTGCCCCCTCCTGAGCTAAGCCCTGGTACCTTCAGGCCCCCAGACTGGTCTCTGCTGCCCTTGGCCCCCAGGGGTTGCTCCTGGGACTTGAGTCCTCAGGACCTGGCCAGCACGGTGGGTGGGGCTGTGCTCCTCTCCTGCATCTGAGAGAGCGTCTGGGAGAGCGGGCAGGGCCGGGTGCTCCTGCCGTCATGAAGCGGAAGAGGTTGCTGATGACTCAGGAGAGCTGGAAGGTGATGGAGGGGCTGGAAGGGGTATCCACAGAGGCAGGAGACCTGCTGAACTGCATTAGGAAAGCCGGGGTGGGACGGGTGGGGAGGCTTCCTGTGCCTACGTAGGGCCAAAGTGTAGGCTTTGGCCAGCTCTGGGGGAGAGGCCTGTTTGAGGCAGGAGCCTTTGGGGGAGGTGGAGTCCAGAGGGACAGCTTGTCTTGTCTCTGAGAAGTCAGTCCTGTGACTCTCCTCAGGCATGCTTGGTCCGTATGATGGAGCAAGAAGAGCTCTGGGCTGGAAGTTCTGTGTTTTCGTGGCTGTGTGTCCCTGAGCAACTTGCTTGAACTCTCTGGGCCAAAGGAGGGGCAGATCTGCCTAGACTGCATTTTAGGGATATCATGAGGATTACGTGGATCGCAGCTGGGACAGCCCTTCAAAACTGGCCATGggtaggggcacttggctggctcagtcagtggagggtgtaactcttgatctcggagctgggagtttgaggcccacgttgggtatagacattacttagaaaaaaaatctttttttttttaatttttttttcaacgtttatttatttttgagagacagagagagacagagcacgagcaggggaggggcagagagagagggagacacagaacctgaagcaggctccaggctccgagctgtcggcacagagcccgacgcggggctcgaactcacaaaccgtgagatcatgacccgagctgaagttggacgcttaacagactgagccacccaggcgccccagaagtaaAATCTTTTAACACAAAATGGCCACCATAAAGGAATACTGCTACGGTtgtggttatttggggtcttgcCCTGAAGCTTCCTATTCCTCCTGCATCCATCTCCCAGGCAGAGAAACCAAGGCCAGAGGTGTCCACGGACGTAGGAGAGTATCCTCCCACAGTGTCACGATTTACCGACGCTTGCTTTTCTTGCCTCCTTCCCCAGGTTGACAAGGGAGACCTTGTGGCCCTGAGCCTCCCCGGCGGCCCCGGCCACGGTGACGCCGACGGTCCCGTCAGCCTGGACGTGCCGGACGGGGCGCCCGACCCCCAGCGGACCAAGGCTGCCATCGACCACCTGCACCAGAAGATCCTGAAGATCACCGAGCAGATCAAGATCGAGCAGGAGGCGCGGGACGACAACGTGGCCGAGTACCTGAAGCTGGCCAACAATGCGGACAAGCAGCAGGTGTCGCGCATCAAGCAGGTGTTCGAGAAGAAGAACCAGAAGTCGGCCCAGACCATCGCCCAGCTGCACAAGAAGCTGGAGCACTACCGCCGGCGCCTGAAGGAGATAGAGCAGAACGGGCCCTCGCGGCAGCCCAAGGACGTGCTGCGGGACATGCAGCAGGGCCTGAAGGACGTGGGCGCCAACGTGCGCGCCGGCATCAGTGGCTTCGGGGGCGGCGTGGTCGAGGGCGTCAAGGGCAGCCTCTCGGGCCTCTCGCAGGCCACCCACACCGCGGTGGTGTCCAAGCCCCGGGAGTTCGCCAGCCTCATCCGCAACAAGTTTGGCAGCGCCGACAACATCGCCCACCTGAAGGACCCTCTGGAGGACGGGCCCCCCGAGGAGGCGGCCCGGGCGCTGAGCGGCAGCGCCACCCTCGTGTCCAGCCCCAAGTACGGCAGCGATGACGAGTGCTCCAGTGCCAGCGCCAGCTCGGCCGGGGCGGGCAGCAACTCCGGGGCTGGGCCGGCGGGGGCGCTAGGGAGCCCCAAGTCGAACACGCTGTACGGGGCCCCCGGAAGCCTGGACGCTCTGCTGGAGGAGCTGCGGGAGATTAAGGAGGGACAGTCCCACCTGGAGGACTCGATGGAGGACCTCAAGTCTCAGTTGCAGAGGGACTACACCTACATGACCCAGTGTCTGCAGGAGGAGCGCTACAGGTAGGCGCCACCCCTCCCGCACCGCCGCCGCCCGGCCGGGCCTCGGCCGGAGCGGCCGGGCGCCGGCTTTCAGACTCCGGCTCGCGGAGGCAGGTGGAGGTGCACATAGAAGGGTCCGAGGCTGCCGGAAGGAGCCAGAAGAGGCCCCAGGAGGCCTTCCTCCAGACGGGTCAGAGCGGCTGGGAGATAGGGTTAGGGGGCCTGACCTGCCGATGGAGAGAAGGCTCTGCCTGTCTCAGGAGCTCTGAACATCCCTGCTTGATGGTTATGTGGTCCGTGTACagaagggggaaactgaggcagggacgCGGCCAGCTACATGGCCTCTCCTCTGGAAGGACTAACGGCACTGACTCTCGAGCCAGGTTCCCTGggttcaaagcccagctctgctCTTTCCTGTTTACCTTGAACAAAGCACTTAGTGCTCCCCACAGGTGCTCTCCGGGTCTGTGCCGCGGCAATAACACGGATCCCTACTCCTAGGGTTCGTGAAGGTTCGACGAGTCCAAACCTCTAAAGTCAAACTGTGTAAACCTCTGGCACCATCAGGTTAAACATTTGGCAGAAGCTGgagtctccagcccctccccgccccgcctgcTCCGCACCCTCTTGCTCAGTGCCCCTCCTGTGTCATTTGGTTGTCACTTGCTCCCTGGGATTCTCGGCGAGCTTTTCCTTAATtagctcttttcctttttcttcatatatatgaaGAAGGGTTagaaaattgggggggggggggtccctgccTGAAAACTAACTACCCCTACATGAGAGTCACCTTTTGATACTTTGTGCCTGCAGAGCAGGGATCATGTCGCTGTGTCCCTGGTGACCAGGAGAGCATCTCAGTCCAGGGCTTACAGGCTCGCGCCGAAGGCGTTTAATCCCTGAGTCCTCCGTTCATGAGCTGTGGGACCTTAGGCAggttccttaacctctctctgtcccagtcttctcatctgtgaaatgggatgatGCTAGTGCTTGTCTCGTGGGGTTGAGGGGGGTGAGGATCCTGGGAGATAACGTGGGTAAAGCCTGGGCACAATGCCTACTTGGAAGCAGCGCCATATAAAGAGTAGCTTTCGTTGTCGTTGCTGTTCAAATTGGAAGGGGACTGAACGCGTTGCGTGTTTTGAGGAACGAAATCGAtcctggggagagaagggaggtcaGGGGGCCAGGACTGAAGtcaccccttctccctctgccaggTACGAGCGGCTGGAAGAACAGCTCAATGACCTGACCGAGCTTCACCAGAATGAGATGACCAACCTGAAGCAGGAGCTGGCCAGCATGGAGGAGAAGGTGGCCTACCAATCCTACGAAAGGGCTCGGGACATCCAGGTACGACCAGAGACTGGCCCTGGGGAGGCCCCAGACGTGCCGAGAGAGCTGTCGGCGGCCGGAGGGTGAGGGCTTTACCAAGTGGGGGGTGATGGGCACAGGCGGGTCCACTGGCGGCGCAGATGGGCGCGTGGCTGGAGAGGGCAGTGTGGGGCGGAGATAGGAGCCGGGCAGGCCCGAGGCTGGATTTGTGCGAGCCGACGGGCGAGGGCCGCCCATGCCCCCAGCTCTGTGATGGCAGCCTTGCCAGTGAATAATCGGGATCTGCGGGCTCCAGGCTGCCTGGAGAGGAAGCTCCAGGGGATCGGGCCAGCTGTGTGTCCCCTCTCCACTCCCCGCACACACGCGAGTCAACCACATCCGTCTCCTACCATCTTCCCTAAAACGTCATAAAGCACTGCCCGCAGCTGCAGCCGATCAGCCtgtaccccccgccccccggcctgGCCTTTGCAGGGGGCGCCCTGTGCACGGGCCCCTTCTCTGAGGGGCGGGGAGGGTTCAGCCCACCCTGAGCTCCCacgcgcccctcccccccgcagGAGGCCGTGGAGTCCTGCCTGACCCGCGTCACCAAGCTGGagttgcagcagcagcagcagcaggtcgTGCAGCTGGAGGGCGTGGAGAACGCCAACGCGCGGGCTCTGCTGGGCAAGTTCATCAACGTGATCCTGGCGCTCATGGCCGTGCTGCTGGTGTTCGTGTCCACCATCGCCAGCTTCATCACGCCCCTCATGAAGACACGCCTGCGCATCACCAGCACCGCCCTCCTGGTCctcgtcctcttcctcctctggaagcaCTGGGACTCCCTCACCTACCTCCTGGAGCACGTGCTGCTGCCCAGCTGAGCGGccagcccacccctgccccgtgCTCCCCCCGGCCCCGAGATGGCCACGCTTCTCCTGGAGGGACCCGGGGACCCCCGAGTCCCTTGAACTTGTTCGTGTGTCTGGTTTGGCCTCTTGCCCAAACTGTCCATTccagcagcccctgcccccttctctgttCTTGCTTCTGTCTGACGCCTTCTCCCTGTTGGCCTGAAGGGAGCCTCGAGCGCAGCCCTGGCCGGGCACAGTGAGGACATCCGTGGCCAAATGGAGCAGAGGAGGACACCGGGATGGACCGTTCTGATTATTTACAGTCACACAAGGACTTCTCCCAGCGGACTCAGGATGCAGCAAGTCAGGAGGGTCAagaagaggagcaggagagggccacGCCCCATCCTTCCAGGGAAGAGCCCAACCTGGAGGCATCCACAGTTCCTTCCTGCGGAGATGGTCAGGGTGAAGGCCAGACGGCAAGCGGGGGGTGGGGCTctgctggcctcagagaatgccagggagagagggcaggtcCCCCCAGCCTCTGGGCACCTGCCGGGCCAGAGGGCAGGCTCGGTCCACCCCTGGTTCCTCCAGAGCTGGTTTGAGGCTCACTTCTGGGCTGGGCCCTTCCCGGGATATGAAGGACGCAGGCTCTGGAGGCCAGGTGGAGTACAGCTTTTGGACTTGTGTTTTCCCTGTTGTTCTTTCTGCCTGTCACTGGATCTGCTCTTTTCAGGGAAACAGGCCCCAGGGGCCCCCCGAGCCTCAGCCTAAGCCCTTAGGCCTCTGGGAGCATGTTgggttctatttatttatttatttatttgttcctttgtacCTTGTCCCCCCTGAgctccagggagagggagaggcccTGCCCCTGTCCTCTCTCGGAAGCCAGGGCCTTCTCCTTGGCTGTTGGGCACTTCCATACCATTTCGCCTCTGGATAATCCTGGCTAGGGGAAGGGGGGCAAAGCCACCCAGCCCCACTCTCCCAAAGCACCCCTCAGCCAGGACGGGAGGAGCATAGCCTCTCTTTTATACATCTgtttattttgtatgtgtgtatttgtgtggaGGAGGTtgtttgttgctttatttttttaaggctctgGAGTGTTGTGTATGGTTTCTCTTCACATCCCAGCCTTCCCACGGGCACTTCTAAGAAAAGAGGGCATTTCTcgcaaaacaaaagagaaatcccTTAGAGCGGAGGAGGGTAGTGCCTGTCAGCTGTGGTGGAccttcctgaaaaataaatatcctcTAAATTTTCAAAGCATCCTGTCTAGTGTTAGTTGATGAGGCCATCCCCGTGGAAACCACCGGGTCTCTCCCCACACCCAGGCATGCTGGGTAACACTCTGGGCCTCCCCTGTTGGCCTGAGCCCTTCTTCCTTCAGGATCCATCCCTGAACAAGCCATCGTGCACCCTTCCCGTCCTACTTTGCGCAGCCAAAGCTCTGGCCTCCGTGATAGGGAAGTGAGGTGATACCACCCCCTCTGGCTGGCCAGAGCACTTTCTAGGGGGAGGGGATTGGGAGATTGCTTTCTAGGGCTTGAAGAAGACAAACAGCCCCAAACCCAGACAGCAGCGGCCAGGCCTGGTGTGGCCACGAGAGGGCAGCAGAGTCCTTACTCACCCTTTTCTCGGGGTTCAGTTCCGAAGAGAGGCATCTGCTGGACTTACCGGGGCTTGATCATGCTGTGCAGCCAGACCACAGATCACCTGCTCACCAGAAGCCTTGAGCGTGGAGGCCAGGCCCTCGGCCTCTGCCCCTGTGGCTGCAGCTCCCAACCCTGGCAGTTAAGGGCACTCACAGAAGGCACTGGATTCCCAGCAGGAACCCTGTAagaccttggggggggggggtgagtacCACCTGAATCTTCCTAGtgagaggaggaggctgggtgcAGGGGGTGTGTGGGAAAGGCACCCACCCCAGGGTCCTGGCCCGTAGTTAGAGCACCTGTGGCCAATTCCCGTAGCCTCTCTGGCCtcggtttccacatctgtaacGGGGGATGGACGCAGTAGCTGCTGATTTCAAAGGGCTCTGACATTCTGTGGTTCTGCGGGTCTGAGAAGTCACAAGTTGCAGTTGTGCCTGTGGCCTTGGGCTCGAGGGGGCTCTAGGAGTCAGGGAGCACTCCCTAAGGGGATCAGAGAGAGGACCATGGTGGCCTCAAGGAGAGCAGGCTTTAGTTTCATCTTCACCCTCTGTGACCATGTAGGAGTTTCAGCAGGTGACCTTATGGGGCCCTCCAACACTTTAGCACTCTGGGCCCTGCACCCcacccgcgcgcgcgcgcgcacacacacacacacacacacacctcccatgGGGGCCACATTCCTGGgccccaggtgtgtgtgtgggggggggtggctgcTCCAGGCTGCAGACATTTCCCACATTCCTCCCCAAGGTCAGGTGCCTTCCCTGCATTGGCTCTCAAATGTCGCTGCCAGCCCCAGTCCCCActgaaagggaggagggaagagggagggagggcaggggatcATTCTCTGCTGATACTGAAGCAGCAAGTCCAAGAAGAGGGGGCAGATCGCCCCGGCCAGAGGCATCTGCAGAAAGGATGGAACTACACGGGCCTCCTATTGACAGGGAGGTGGCTAGTAAAGCCCTGCCTTGTCCCGGCTGGGAGTTGGGTTTTGTTCCTCTGATGGTCACCGACACTTCCTTGTTTGTGTCTAGCCTCTCTTCCTTCTGTAAAAAGGGAGGGAATCGCTCCCACCGTGGAcctgcctccttctcccaccAGGGTTCACAGGGCTGCCCACCCTGCAGGGGACTGGCCTCCTTCAGACAGCAGGGCCtgtcgggcgggggggggggtgacaatGCTGGGGAGCAGGCTCCTTCCTGGAGGATCTGGCCTGCAGGCCCCAGCCCCGCATCTCGGCCTGGAGTCGGTGCTTTCGCCCTCCAGCTGCGCCTGCCAGGCTGGCCCGGAGCTAGCGTGTTCGCAGTGCCCGCGCGCGGCTGGCTTTCCGGGCCAGCCCGTGGAAAGGGCACCACTGGAGCAGGTGCAGGCCTGGCAAGCACAGAGCCCTCCGACAGCAAGATGGCGGCACCACCAGCAGAGGGAGTTGACTTAACCCTCGCTGCTCCAGTTTTCTTGGGCTGATTctgaggtgggaagggaggggggagaaggggacaACTGGGGTCACAGAGCGGGAGAGTATGAAACtgtagctggggcacctggaaggTCCTCGCGGCAGGCTTCATTTCCCCATCAGTGGCCGGGCCATTAAGTGCGGTCCAGATCCCGGTATTAAGAGCCTgacaacctgggttcaaatcccagcaccGCCGCTCACCTCAGACAAGCCTCCGGCTGCCCTCGGAGCACCTCGTGCACGTAGGAGTGCAAGTGACCTCTGGCTCACGGGTCTGGGGTGTGAGAGAGAAGGCATTCTGCACATCCAAGACTTTGGTACAGTACCTGGAAGGTGATCGGAGACTAACTCAGGGCAGTTGTGATTACTCTTCATCCCGGACCCCAGGGGATGTTCGGGTGTGGAAGAAGCCGCTCGGGAAGTGTAAGGCAGAGCCTGCGGAAACTTTCCAGGCTGAGGGTGACTCGGGAGTCAGCCTCTGATCCCTGACAGCCCAAGAGAGGCCCTCACGGCTCCCCTTTCCCGGGAGCGGAGAACCTTCTTCATTCCAGAGGCCTTTCACCTAAGTCTTACAGACAAAGCCGGCTC
Coding sequences within it:
- the TMCC2 gene encoding transmembrane and coiled-coil domains protein 2 isoform X3, yielding MKRKRLLMTQESWKVDKGDLVALSLPGGPGHGDADGPVSLDVPDGAPDPQRTKAAIDHLHQKILKITEQIKIEQEARDDNVAEYLKLANNADKQQVSRIKQVFEKKNQKSAQTIAQLHKKLEHYRRRLKEIEQNGPSRQPKDVLRDMQQGLKDVGANVRAGISGFGGGVVEGVKGSLSGLSQATHTAVVSKPREFASLIRNKFGSADNIAHLKDPLEDGPPEEAARALSGSATLVSSPKYGSDDECSSASASSAGAGSNSGAGPAGALGSPKSNTLYGAPGSLDALLEELREIKEGQSHLEDSMEDLKSQLQRDYTYMTQCLQEERYRYERLEEQLNDLTELHQNEMTNLKQELASMEEKVAYQSYERARDIQEAVESCLTRVTKLELQQQQQQVVQLEGVENANARALLGKFINVILALMAVLLVFVSTIASFITPLMKTRLRITSTALLVLVLFLLWKHWDSLTYLLEHVLLPS
- the TMCC2 gene encoding transmembrane and coiled-coil domains protein 2 isoform X4, whose product is MKSKEERTAVDKGDLVALSLPGGPGHGDADGPVSLDVPDGAPDPQRTKAAIDHLHQKILKITEQIKIEQEARDDNVAEYLKLANNADKQQVSRIKQVFEKKNQKSAQTIAQLHKKLEHYRRRLKEIEQNGPSRQPKDVLRDMQQGLKDVGANVRAGISGFGGGVVEGVKGSLSGLSQATHTAVVSKPREFASLIRNKFGSADNIAHLKDPLEDGPPEEAARALSGSATLVSSPKYGSDDECSSASASSAGAGSNSGAGPAGALGSPKSNTLYGAPGSLDALLEELREIKEGQSHLEDSMEDLKSQLQRDYTYMTQCLQEERYRYERLEEQLNDLTELHQNEMTNLKQELASMEEKVAYQSYERARDIQEAVESCLTRVTKLELQQQQQQVVQLEGVENANARALLGKFINVILALMAVLLVFVSTIASFITPLMKTRLRITSTALLVLVLFLLWKHWDSLTYLLEHVLLPS
- the TMCC2 gene encoding transmembrane and coiled-coil domains protein 2 isoform X5, which gives rise to MAAAEPGSLGTPARRPRLPLASPVLPRDCDPGGLAQPLESWSLKASGAPSPARLRETGPAQVDKGDLVALSLPGGPGHGDADGPVSLDVPDGAPDPQRTKAAIDHLHQKILKITEQIKIEQEARDDNVAEYLKLANNADKQQVSRIKQVFEKKNQKSAQTIAQLHKKLEHYRRRLKEIEQNGPSRQPKDVLRDMQQGLKDVGANVRAGISGFGGGVVEGVKGSLSGLSQATHTAVVSKPREFASLIRNKFGSADNIAHLKDPLEDGPPEEAARALSGSATLVSSPKYGSDDECSSASASSAGAGSNSGAGPAGALGSPKSNTLYGAPGSLDALLEELREIKEGQSHLEDSMEDLKSQLQRDYTYMTQCLQEERYRYERLEEQLNDLTELHQNEMTNLKQELASMEEKVAYQSYERARDIQEAVESCLTRVTKLELQQQQQQVVQLEGVENANARALLGKFINVILALMAVLLVFVSTIASFITPLMKTRLRITSTALLVLVLFLLWKHWDSLTYLLEHVLLPS
- the TMCC2 gene encoding transmembrane and coiled-coil domains protein 2 isoform X2; this encodes MFGHGLKHLFHSRRRSREREHQTSQDSQQQQQQQQQQGMSDHDSPDEKERSPEMHRVSYAMSLHDLPARPTAFNRVLQQIRSRPSIKRGASLHGSGGGGGGGGSRRTKSSSLEPQRGSPHLLRKAPQDSSLAAILHQHQCRPRSSSTTDTALLLADGGNVYLLAEEAEGGDKVDKGDLVALSLPGGPGHGDADGPVSLDVPDGAPDPQRTKAAIDHLHQKILKITEQIKIEQEARDDNVAEYLKLANNADKQQVSRIKQVFEKKNQKSAQTIAQLHKKLEHYRRRLKEIEQNGPSRQPKDVLRDMQQGLKDVGANVRAGISGFGGGVVEGVKGSLSGLSQATHTAVVSKPREFASLIRNKFGSADNIAHLKDPLEDGPPEEAARALSGSATLVSSPKYGSDDECSSASASSAGAGSNSGAGPAGALGSPKSNTLYGAPGSLDALLEELREIKEGQSHLEDSMEDLKSQLQRDYTYMTQCLQEERYRYERLEEQLNDLTELHQNEMTNLKQELASMEEKVAYQSYERARDIQEAVESCLTRVTKLELQQQQQQVVQLEGVENANARALLGKFINVILALMAVLLVFVSTIASFITPLMKTRLRITSTALLVLVLFLLWKHWDSLTYLLEHVLLPS
- the TMCC2 gene encoding transmembrane and coiled-coil domains protein 2 isoform X1, with amino-acid sequence MKRCKSDELQQQQGEEDGAGLEDAACHLPGADLRPGEATGANSAGGPTSDAGAAAAPNPGPRSKPPDLKKIQQLSEGSMFGHGLKHLFHSRRRSREREHQTSQDSQQQQQQQQQQGMSDHDSPDEKERSPEMHRVSYAMSLHDLPARPTAFNRVLQQIRSRPSIKRGASLHGSGGGGGGGGSRRTKSSSLEPQRGSPHLLRKAPQDSSLAAILHQHQCRPRSSSTTDTALLLADGGNVYLLAEEAEGGDKVDKGDLVALSLPGGPGHGDADGPVSLDVPDGAPDPQRTKAAIDHLHQKILKITEQIKIEQEARDDNVAEYLKLANNADKQQVSRIKQVFEKKNQKSAQTIAQLHKKLEHYRRRLKEIEQNGPSRQPKDVLRDMQQGLKDVGANVRAGISGFGGGVVEGVKGSLSGLSQATHTAVVSKPREFASLIRNKFGSADNIAHLKDPLEDGPPEEAARALSGSATLVSSPKYGSDDECSSASASSAGAGSNSGAGPAGALGSPKSNTLYGAPGSLDALLEELREIKEGQSHLEDSMEDLKSQLQRDYTYMTQCLQEERYRYERLEEQLNDLTELHQNEMTNLKQELASMEEKVAYQSYERARDIQEAVESCLTRVTKLELQQQQQQVVQLEGVENANARALLGKFINVILALMAVLLVFVSTIASFITPLMKTRLRITSTALLVLVLFLLWKHWDSLTYLLEHVLLPS